AAGCCGAAACCTTGATTCCCCGCGGGCGCGGAAATGGCCTTCTGGAACGATTCCTTCATCTTGGAAAGGGGAATCAGATCCTGCGGCCGTTTCGGTCCGGACAAATTCGGTTCGACGGTCGAAAGATCCAATTCCAATACTTCCGTATAGACGGGATCTTCCTTATCGGGCGTAAAGAACATGTCATTCAATTTCAGATAAGTTTCGACCAGTTGGATATGTTCTTCGCTGCGGCCGGTCAAGCGCAAATAATCCAGCGATTCTTTATCGACCGGGAAAAATCCGCAGGTTGCCCCGTATTCGGGCGCCATGTTGGCGATCGTCGCCCGGTCGGCCAACGGCAGCTTGGAAACGCCGGGCCCGAAGAATTCGACGAACTTGCCGACGACTCCCTTTTGCCGGAGCATCTGCGTCACCCTTAACGCCAAATCGGTCGCCGTCGCCCCGTTGGGCAATTCGCCGGTCAATTTCACCCCGATCACTTCCGGAATCGGGAAATAGGACGGCTGACCGAGCATCCCGGCTTCCGCTTCGATGCCGCCCACGCCCCAGCCGAGCACGCCGAGGCCGTTGATCATCGTCGTGTGGGAATCGGTCCCCACCAACGTATCCGGATAGGCTTCATATTCCCCGTTCTCCAATTCTTTGACATGCACGACGCTGGCCAAATATTCCAGGTTGACCTGGTGGACGATCCCGGTGGCCGGCGGTACCGCCCGGTAATTTTTGAACGCTTTTTGCGCCCAGTTCAAAAATTGGTACCGTTCCTTGTTCCGTTCGAATTCCAGCTCCATATTGACCTTTAAGGCATCGGGCGTGCCGTATTTATCCACTTGGACCGAGTGGTCGATGACCAGATCCACCGGAATTTCCGGGTTGATGAGTTCCGGATCTCCGCCCATGTCGGCCATCGCCTTGCGCAGGGAAGCCAGGTCAACAATCGCCGGCACTCCGGTAAAATCCTGCAAAATGACCCGGGAAGGCTTGAACGGGACTTCCCCCTCGGATGCCTCCGGCGTCCCCCACTTCGCCAAGGTATCCACATGTTCCTTCGTAATGACTTTCCCATCCACCTGCCGCAATACCGATTCCAGGAGGACCTTGATCGAATACGGCAAACGGCCGATCTTCGCGACCCCCGCTTCTTCGATGGCTTTTAACCGGTAATAATGATACCGTTTCCCATTTAATTCAAAGGTTTGTCTCGCGTTATACAAATTTTGTTCTGCCAAAAAGACTCCCCCTTTGCTCTTCCCCCTGTCGAACGGCGACGGTTTCGACAGGTTTTTTTCTCCATTGTTTATCTTAATATATTTTTATATATAAGTAAATGAAAAGAACGTTATCGTTTTTTATAAATAAAACTTATCATTTAAAAATAAAACTTATCATTTAAAGAAAAAGCAACGCTCCCGTTTTACCGGGAGCGCTGCCTATGCGTATGGGGCATGCAGGATTCGAACCTGCGACCTTCTGATTAAGAGTCAGCTGCTCTACCAGCTAAGCTAATGCCCCGTCATTCAACAGTGATTATATTAACATAATAAATCAAAAAGATCAATCATTGTTTTAAAAAAATTTCTCGAAAAAATGCCTGCTTCCCGCGGCGGAAAAACATAGGCCCTGGAAGGATGAAACCAAACGGTTCGCCTGCCCGTTTTCCCTGAATCCGGGCAAAACCTCGGCGAAAACGCCTTCGGTTCCGCGCCGCCTTCCATGCGCCGGAAAAAGACGAATCCTCCCGCCCTTGTCTTGCGCCTTCCGGATCCGCAAGCCATCCTTCCTTTTATCTTAAACGGTTCACCGGCTCAAGCGGGCGGTTCGGGAAAGCGGCAAATCAAGCAAAAAACCCTCCGCTGCGGCTTGCATGAACCCGCATCCCCTTATTTTTTGATGTCCTTTTCCGTAAACATCCAAACCGCAGAGATGTTTTCATTCAACGGATTTTTGAAGTCCACGATGTAATGGTCGGAAACGGCGCTGTCGAAGGCGACCTCACCGGTCATTTTTTCCCCGGGTTTCAACAGACGGCTGATATCCCCCTTCGTTTCTATCAACGCGAGATCCTGCTTTTCATTGTCAGCGAGGAGCGTCAACAGCGGCAGCGGGGTGATTTTGACCTCCCGGTCGCCATGATTGGCAATTTCAAATTCGAGCCCGATAAATTTGCCCCGGCTCGCTTTGATATGCCCGACGATGATCTCCCGCACCCGCAAAAGTTTCACCGTCAACCCGTTCAAATTTTGCTGGTCGCCTATCCTGTAAATTTTCCCCTTCCCTTTTTCCTTCGCATCCGGATTGGCTTCCGCTTCGTCGGGAAGTTTCGCCGAAACCTGAACTTCTTTCACTTTCGCCGCATGGGTCGGCCTTTCTTTGGCCGTTTCCTCATTCGCGTTCCTCGATGCCAGAAAACCGGCCATCATGACAAAAAACATCGCCGCAGTGACGATGAAAAAAATCGTCTTTGGTCGAATATTCATTATTTTCCTCCTAAATAAGCCGAAATTCCTAGAAGTAATTGTAGGACAAGTTTCGGCATCTGTAAATAAGTTTTTCAGAATATTCATATGGATGTCATACATTGGCGGCGGTCTGATTCAAATCAGCCGGCCCGAAAAATTTCGGAACTGGAAATATTTCTGGAAAAATCCGCCCGATTGTCGTAAAATCAAACTAAAATATTAAGGAAAAAACGGAGGTCTTCAGGATGGAAAACGTTCAAGAATACTTCAGGAAAAACAGGGATGAGCATCTCCGGCAGCTGAAGGAATTTTTATCGATTCCGAGCATCAGCTCCCTGTCGGTACATAAAGAAGACGTGCAAAAATGCGCCGAGTGGCTGGCGGATCAATGCCAATCGATCGGCCTGGAAAACGTCCGGGTGTTTCCGACGAAAGGCCATCCCGTCGTGTATGCCGATTGGCTCCATGCGGAAGGGGCTCCCACCGTCCTCATTTACGGCCATTACGACGTGCAGCCGGTCGACCCCCTCGATTTATGGGAAACGCCACCTTTTGAGCCCGTCATCCGGGATGAAAAAATTTACGCCCGGGGCTCCTCTGACGACAAGGGCCAAGTCTTCATGCATATCAAGACGCTGGAAGCCCTGCTCAAGACGGAGGGCAAGCTTCCGGTCAATGTCAAGCTGATCATCGAGGGGGAAGAGGAAATCGGCAGCCCCCATCTGCCCGAATTTGTCGAGGAACATCAACAGCTTCTTGCCGCGGACTGCCTGGTGATATCCGACACGGACATGATCGCCGAAGGACGGCCGAGCATCTGCTACGGATTGAGGGGACTGGCCGGTTTGCAAATCGATTTGACTGGGCCCAAGAAGGATCTGCACTCGGGCCAATACGGCGGCGGCGTGCAAAATCCGGCCCACGCCCTGGCGGAGCTGATCGCATCCTTCCACGACGAAAAGGGAAGGGTGGCGGTGGAAGGCTTCTACGATCGGGTGGCTGAAATTTCCGAGGCGGAAAGAAAGGCGCTGGCCGCCCTAGACTTGGATGAGGAAGAGATCCGCAAAGAGCTGGGTGTGCCCGAACTTTACGGCGAAGAAGGGTATACCTACGTAGAAAGAACGTCGGTCCGCCCGACATTGGAAGTCAACGGCATGTTCAGCGGATTCCAGGACGAAGGGATCAAGACCGTCCTGCCGGCGAAGGCCACCGCAAAAATCACATGCCGCCTCGTGCCCGACCAGGATCCGGAAGAAATCCTGCAATTAATTGAAAAACATATCGAAAAACATTTGCCGAAGGGCGTCACATACCAAGTGACCCGTTTCGACAAGGGGGAACCGTTCGTAACGCCGCTGGACCATCCCGCCATTCAAGCGGCGGCCAGGGCTTATGAAAAGGTTTATAAGGTGCCGGTCACCTTCACGAGAAGCGGCGGATCCATTCCCATCGTCGCCACCTTCCATAAACTGCTGAACCTTCCCGTCGTCCTGATGGGCTTTGGACTGCCTTCGGAAAACGTCCACTCCCCGAATGAGCACTTCCATCTGGAAAACTTCGACAAAGGCCTGTTGACCCTTTCGATCTACTGGCATGAATTGAATAATTCCCTCCGGTGACGGGGATTTTTCCCCGTTACCCGGTTTTTTGCGCCTTTTTTCGTTCCGGGAAAACCGTTATAATGGGGAAGGAACGGTTCCGCTTCAAGAAAAAGAAAAAGGTGTGAGAAAATTGATCAAATGCATTGCGACGGACATGGACGGCACCCTTTTGAATATGGATCAAACCATCAGCAAAGAGAACGCGGAGGCGATCCGGACGGCCAGGAAAAGGGGCGTCGAAGTCATCGTTTGTACGGGGAGGTCCTATGAAGGCGCCCGTTTTCCGTTGACGGAAGCCGGGCTGGAATGTTTCCTGATCTGCATGAACGGCGCCCAAATCCGCACCTTTGACGGGGAGATCCTTTCTTCCATTCCCCTCGATCCGGCAATCGTCCGGAGCGTCCATCCGATCCTCGAAAAATATCAAATCTATTACGAGATGTATACGAACAAAGGGCAGCTTTCCACCGAATACGAACATGCGGTGGCCACGGTGGCCGACATCCTTTCCAAAATCGGCAATTTCCCCTCGTTCAAGAAGGTGATGGAGGGAGTCATCACCCGTTTCGCCAAAGGAAAAATAAAATTCGTCGGGGACTACGGGCCCATCTTTTCCGATCCCTCCTACGAAATCTATAAAATCATCGCCTTTTCTTTAAACGAGGAAAAACTGGAACGGGCAAGAGAGGAACTGCAAAGGATCGGCGGAATCGCCATCAGCTCCTCATGGCACAACAATTTGGAGATCACCGATATCCGGGCCCAAAAAGGGATCGCCCTGGAAACATTCGTCGCCTTAAAAGGCTGGTCATTAAAGGAGACGATGGCCATCGGGGACAACTACAACGACGTCTCCATGTTGGAACGGGCGGGCTTTTCCGTCGCCATGGGAAACGCGCCGGAGGATATCAAAAAAATCTGCCATTACGTCACGGACACAAACGACAACCACGGGTTCAGCAAGGCGGTATACAAGATCCTCGAGATGAACGAACAAGCGATATAACGAATGTACGCCAAACCAAAAAGGGTGCCCGATGTTTCGGGCACCCTTCATTTCACCGATTGGGTCAAAAGGCGGGGCGCAGTGCCTAAAACCAGGATCAGGACGATATAGCAGAACAAGGCCGATCCGAGCATGGTCATCCCGTTGATGACGAAGGAATAGGCGATCGCTCCCCACAGCGTGGAACTGGCTTCCGCCCAAAAGATGAATCCGGCGATGAAATGCCAAAAATAACGGGCAAAACTTCCGATAAATACGGCCGCGAACAAAAGCCACGCCCGCCCTTTCCAGTTTCCTTCCCGGAAACTTTTTTGGACGGCCCCTTTCAAAACCCCGGCAAAGCCGATGCAGGAAAAGGCGACAAAATATTCGATGAACCCTTGCAGAGGCGTTAAAATATAAGCGTCTCCCGTGATCACCTGAAGCAGGCCCCACAAAAATCCGCCGGCAAACCCCGCGGTTATCCCCCAACGAAAGGCGAGAAGAAAGATCGGTACCATTGCGAAAGAAATGGAAATGTTCGGAGTGGGATTGACGGACGGGAGAATATCCAGCACGTAGGCGAGCCCCGCCATGATCGCCGTTTCAATCAGCGCCTGCAAACTCAGTTTTTTTCGCATAAAAAAACCTCCTATGATTTTTTTGAACGTTCCATAGGAGAAAGCTGAAAAAGGCACGGCTTATCCCTGATAAACCCGCCGTTCGCTTTCCACAATCCCTGCGCTAGCATTACCTAGATCAGGTACGAAGG
This window of the Caldibacillus debilis DSM 16016 genome carries:
- a CDS encoding dipeptidase — protein: MENVQEYFRKNRDEHLRQLKEFLSIPSISSLSVHKEDVQKCAEWLADQCQSIGLENVRVFPTKGHPVVYADWLHAEGAPTVLIYGHYDVQPVDPLDLWETPPFEPVIRDEKIYARGSSDDKGQVFMHIKTLEALLKTEGKLPVNVKLIIEGEEEIGSPHLPEFVEEHQQLLAADCLVISDTDMIAEGRPSICYGLRGLAGLQIDLTGPKKDLHSGQYGGGVQNPAHALAELIASFHDEKGRVAVEGFYDRVAEISEAERKALAALDLDEEEIRKELGVPELYGEEGYTYVERTSVRPTLEVNGMFSGFQDEGIKTVLPAKATAKITCRLVPDQDPEEILQLIEKHIEKHLPKGVTYQVTRFDKGEPFVTPLDHPAIQAAARAYEKVYKVPVTFTRSGGSIPIVATFHKLLNLPVVLMGFGLPSENVHSPNEHFHLENFDKGLLTLSIYWHELNNSLR
- a CDS encoding Cof-type HAD-IIB family hydrolase, encoding MRKLIKCIATDMDGTLLNMDQTISKENAEAIRTARKRGVEVIVCTGRSYEGARFPLTEAGLECFLICMNGAQIRTFDGEILSSIPLDPAIVRSVHPILEKYQIYYEMYTNKGQLSTEYEHAVATVADILSKIGNFPSFKKVMEGVITRFAKGKIKFVGDYGPIFSDPSYEIYKIIAFSLNEEKLERAREELQRIGGIAISSSWHNNLEITDIRAQKGIALETFVALKGWSLKETMAIGDNYNDVSMLERAGFSVAMGNAPEDIKKICHYVTDTNDNHGFSKAVYKILEMNEQAI
- the thiT gene encoding energy-coupled thiamine transporter ThiT, with protein sequence MRKKLSLQALIETAIMAGLAYVLDILPSVNPTPNISISFAMVPIFLLAFRWGITAGFAGGFLWGLLQVITGDAYILTPLQGFIEYFVAFSCIGFAGVLKGAVQKSFREGNWKGRAWLLFAAVFIGSFARYFWHFIAGFIFWAEASSTLWGAIAYSFVINGMTMLGSALFCYIVLILVLGTAPRLLTQSVK